A section of the Pedobacter sp. HDW13 genome encodes:
- a CDS encoding lipid A deacylase LpxR family protein, which translates to MKSLLAALVFCLVVSTGFAQSFKNEFGFKTENDAYLATLNDRYYTNGLFIYFRRALNTEKLSDKIEKKTYEISAGQKMYTPYWGQVPNKEDQDRPFAGYLYAGAAYSVFYKNESVLKTSVELGTVGPNSLAQTAQRFLHKTVGFYTPAGWDYQIKNEVAVNLAANYSKLIFRPEDPIADISAQGYANLGTTFSGLGASVLFRAGKLNQLFNSAYHNAVIGNSKTKSLNNSEFFFYVKPQLNFVAYDATIQGSMFKDNSPLTFGVKPIVFEQQFGVNYSSRRFTADFNIIFKTKEVKSVAKAQNYGGLSLYYRFGKS; encoded by the coding sequence ATGAAATCACTTTTAGCTGCTTTAGTTTTTTGTTTGGTTGTATCAACCGGTTTTGCACAATCATTTAAGAATGAATTTGGTTTTAAAACCGAAAATGATGCCTATCTGGCTACTTTAAACGACCGTTATTACACCAATGGGCTATTTATTTATTTCCGCAGGGCTTTAAACACCGAAAAGCTATCGGATAAAATAGAGAAAAAAACCTACGAAATTTCTGCCGGGCAAAAAATGTATACACCTTACTGGGGGCAGGTACCAAACAAAGAGGATCAGGACCGTCCATTTGCCGGTTATTTATACGCAGGTGCGGCCTATTCGGTATTTTATAAAAACGAAAGTGTTTTAAAAACCAGTGTAGAGCTGGGTACAGTAGGCCCTAATTCGCTAGCACAAACGGCTCAACGTTTTTTACATAAAACGGTTGGTTTTTACACTCCGGCTGGTTGGGATTACCAGATTAAAAATGAAGTAGCTGTAAATTTAGCAGCAAATTACAGCAAGCTAATTTTCAGACCCGAAGATCCGATTGCCGATATCAGCGCTCAGGGTTATGCCAATTTAGGTACAACTTTTTCTGGCCTGGGTGCTTCGGTATTATTCAGGGCTGGTAAATTAAATCAGTTATTTAATAGCGCCTACCATAACGCTGTAATTGGAAATTCTAAAACCAAAAGCTTAAACAACTCAGAGTTTTTCTTTTACGTTAAACCGCAACTCAATTTTGTGGCTTACGATGCTACCATTCAAGGAAGTATGTTTAAAGACAATAGTCCATTAACTTTTGGTGTTAAACCCATTGTTTTTGAACAACAGTTTGGGGTAAACTACAGTTCAAGAAGGTTTACTGCCGATTTCAATATCATTTTTAAAACCAAAGAAGTTAAAAGTGTAGCAAAAGCGCAAAATTACGGAGGTTTAAGCTTGTACTATAGGTTTGGGAAGAGCTAA